The Streptococcus sp. oral taxon 431 nucleotide sequence ACGTTCAAAGACATCCACCCATTCCGGATGATCTTTAGCACGCTCCGCTACCTCATCTAGCCACTCTCTGACAATTTCTTTTGAATAAACCATAAACTATTTTGCCTCTTTCAAACAAATTTTCATTTTCAGTATATAGCTTTTAGTCCAGAAAATATATACACAAATGTTAGTCATTATTCTACAAAATTGTTATATTTTGAAGTCATTTTCTAAAAGTATCCTTTTTCTGATATAATGTAGAAAACTACTGAAGGAAACCACTATGAAACCGATACTTGAAACCATTGATACGCGTTTTGGAACAGCCAGTAAACATGCATTTTCACGAGGAAACACCCTACCCTACACAGGTGTTCCTTTTGGCATGAATTACTTTGTCCCCCAAACCAGTGATCAAGAAGGATCATGGTTTTTTGATCCTCACCTTCCTATCTTTCAGGGTATTCGACTAACCCATCAGCCTAGTCCTTGGATTGGCGATTATTCTTGGTTGCTACTGACACCTGTTACAGGAGAAATCAGAGGTGACTCTCTCTTCCATCGTCAGTCTTCTTATAATCTTGAACGTGCTATTTTCAATCCTCATTTTCTAAAGATTTTTTCTGAGCGTTATCAGATTGAAACGCAGCTAAGTCCTACTTGCCATGGAGCTTCTATTCAACTAAGACAAACACAAGGAAAAGCCCTCTCCCTCTATCTTCACGCAGCAGATGAACTGACAGTTGAACAAGTCGATAAGCGAACTCTGGCCCTGAGACAAGAAGGTGAAACCGAAACTAATAAAAGTCCTCTCGTCATGTACACTGCCTTCACATTCTCTACGGATATTCTATCTATCAATCAAGAGGGGCAAGACTGGCGTATTGATTTGGCTGGAGCGGAAGCTCAGATTCAATTGGCCACTTCATTTATTTCCAAAGAACAAGCTTTCTTTAATCTTCCTAAACAGGATTTTACAGAAACAAGAGCAGACGCCAAAAAAAGTTGGGAAGATCTTCTAGGCCGATTTGATGTCGTGGAAACCGGCTCTGTAGACCGAACATTTTTTGATCATTGTCTATACAGACTCTTTCTCTTCCCGCAAACCTTTTATGAGGTGAGTGAACAGGGAGAAGAGATTCATATAGACCTCGCTTCAGGAACAGTTAAACCAGGTCTTCTCTTTACCAACAATGGTTTTTGGGATACCTTCCGCACTTCTTTCCCACTCTTTGCCTTGATTATTCCGGAATACTATCGCCAGTTTCTCGAAGGCTTCCTCAATAGCTATCGAGACACTGGGTATCTCCCTAAGTGGCTGGCTCCTGATGAAAGAGGCATGATGCCTGGCACCTTGATCGATGGTCTTATTGCAGATAGTGCTTGTAAAGATATGGCGCCTGATCTTGAAGAAGAATTTCTCAAAGCCATGATTGAAACTGCGACCAAGGCTGACCCAAAAGCTATCAACGGTCGTCACGGACTTGCTCAATACCATGAGCTAGGCTATCTATCTACAGACTTCCATGAAAGTGTCAGTCATACACTGGACTATGCCTACAGTGATTTTTGCATCTCTACTTGTGCAGCAAAATTAGGTCAAAAAGAGCTGGCACAAACCTATGCCCACTATTCTAAAAACTATCAGAATCTATTTGATCCTGAGACAGGATATATGAGGGCGCGTGATGTAGATGGCAACTTCCGCCCTGACTTTTCTCCTTATAGTTGGGGCCGTGACTACGCTGAATGCTCAGCCATTCAAGCAAGCCTAGGCGTCTTACATGACATTTCTGGACTTAGTCAACTAGTGGGTGGAAAAGAAGCCTTTAGCAACTATCTCTTAAAAACTTGTCAAAGTCTCCCACTCTTTGAAACGACGGGTTATGGATATGAAATTCACGAGATGAGCGAAATGGCAACAGCACCATTTGGTCAACTAGCCATTTCAAACCAACCAAGTTTCCACATCCCTTATCTGTTCCGCTACAGTAATTATCCCCAATATACCAGTCTCTTAATCAAGACTCTCCGTCAAAAAGCCTTTCGAGCTGGCTGGGATGCTTATCCAGGAGATGAGGATAACGGTAGTTTATCGGCTTGGTATGTCTGGTCCACTCTTGGGCTTTACCCAACCTGCCCAGGAAAAGCAAGCTATGATCTTGGGATTCCGCTCTTTGATCACCTTCGTGTCTATCTTGCAGAAAAAAACCAGTGGTTGGATATTCGTACGCAACAAAATCATGAACACTTCCACTTTGTCCAAGACTGTCATCTTGACGGAAAAGAAGTTCAGAGTATTGGTCACCAGGATTTGCTAAACGCCCAAAATCTCGACTTTACACTCAGCTGGTTACCAAATCACTAATAGTTCAAATCCCTTTGTCATGTACAAGGGGATTTTCTGATTTATACCAAATCCTCCACAAAGTTATCCACAGATTGTGTACAACTTTCAATCAACTTTCAAATCAATTTCATGTACTTCCAAACAATTTCTCTCAACCATTTTTTTGACATCCTAAACTAAAACACCCTCAATATCCTGTCCTATCAGTCTTTATAACTGACTAGCTTAGTACTCAACTCACACATTCTATCTCTTTTTTCTAAACTAACATTTGGAAAACAATTGTTTATTTCACAAAGTTATCCACAGGTTGTGCATAACTTTTACTCAAGTACAAACTCCATCTGATAAATCCCCCCCCCTACATTTTTTATAGGAAATTTCG carries:
- a CDS encoding GH92 family glycosyl hydrolase; translated protein: MKPILETIDTRFGTASKHAFSRGNTLPYTGVPFGMNYFVPQTSDQEGSWFFDPHLPIFQGIRLTHQPSPWIGDYSWLLLTPVTGEIRGDSLFHRQSSYNLERAIFNPHFLKIFSERYQIETQLSPTCHGASIQLRQTQGKALSLYLHAADELTVEQVDKRTLALRQEGETETNKSPLVMYTAFTFSTDILSINQEGQDWRIDLAGAEAQIQLATSFISKEQAFFNLPKQDFTETRADAKKSWEDLLGRFDVVETGSVDRTFFDHCLYRLFLFPQTFYEVSEQGEEIHIDLASGTVKPGLLFTNNGFWDTFRTSFPLFALIIPEYYRQFLEGFLNSYRDTGYLPKWLAPDERGMMPGTLIDGLIADSACKDMAPDLEEEFLKAMIETATKADPKAINGRHGLAQYHELGYLSTDFHESVSHTLDYAYSDFCISTCAAKLGQKELAQTYAHYSKNYQNLFDPETGYMRARDVDGNFRPDFSPYSWGRDYAECSAIQASLGVLHDISGLSQLVGGKEAFSNYLLKTCQSLPLFETTGYGYEIHEMSEMATAPFGQLAISNQPSFHIPYLFRYSNYPQYTSLLIKTLRQKAFRAGWDAYPGDEDNGSLSAWYVWSTLGLYPTCPGKASYDLGIPLFDHLRVYLAEKNQWLDIRTQQNHEHFHFVQDCHLDGKEVQSIGHQDLLNAQNLDFTLSWLPNH